A section of the Cololabis saira isolate AMF1-May2022 chromosome 6, fColSai1.1, whole genome shotgun sequence genome encodes:
- the dip2a gene encoding disco-interacting protein 2 homolog A isoform X5 has product MAERTAAGLLAVMLEPPAAGALSLPAEVREKLAELELELSEGDITQKGYEKKRSKLLAPYIPQIQGVDPSLQIDNRIQASSQAVLPGSKHNKSRATNARDERFRSDLHTEAVQAALAKYKERKMPMPSKRRSVLVQSSVEACTPPDTSSASEDEGSLRRQGRLATSTPYQGHGHPAVEHWFNRVIQGSSTSSSASSTSSHTGGRSITNTTAHAALNANAAATALADLMAHTQLDTPLITDNHSAPPDVTGLSERSSLHAERPQVASVRGVSRSYNHHTSVMETADGVPVNSRVSNKIQQLLNTLKRPKRPPLREFFVDDFEELLDVQQPDPNQPRPEGQQMSPLEGEPLGVVTNWPPSLPAALQRWGTTHPKSPCLTALDNAGKPVYTLTYGKLWTRSQKLAYTLLNKLSTRNEPLLMPGDRVALVFPNNDPVMFMVAFYGCLLAELVPVPIEVPLTKKDAGSQQIGFLLGSCGVTLALTTDACQKGLPKAQTGEVATFKGWPRLLWFVTDGKHVVKPPKDWHPPIREANNDIAYVEYKTSKEGSTMGITVSHSAMLAHCHALTQACGYTEAETITNVLDFKREAGLWHGVLTSVMNRMHVISIPYSLMKVNPLSWIQKVHVYKARVAVVKSRDMHWSLLAQRDQRDISLSSLRMLIVADGANPWSISSCDAFLNVFQARGLRPEVICPCASSSEAMTVAIRRPPETGVPPPGKAVLSMGGLSHSVIRVDTEEKLSVLTVQDVGQVMPGAVVCVVRVEGTPYLCQTDEVGEICVSSASTGLAYYGLPGMTKNIFETIPVTLSGVPISDRPFTRTSLLGFVGPDSLVFIVGKMDGLMVVSGRRHNADDVVATALAVEPMKFVYRGRIAVFSVSVLHDERIVVVAEQRPDASEEDSFQWMSRVLQAIDSIHQVGVYCLALVPANTLPKAPLGGIHISETKQRFLEGALHPCNVLMCPHTCVTNLPKPRQKQPEVGPASMIVGNLVAGKRIAQACGRDLGQLEDNDQARKFLYIQDVLQWRAQATPDHPLFLVLNAKGTVASTASCLQLHKRAERVAAALMGRLNTGDHVALVYPPGIDLIATFYGCLYAGCVPVTVRPPHPQNLTTTLPTVKMIVEVSKSVCILTTQAIMKLLKSKEAAAAVDIKSWPTVLDTDDLPRKKNPQMYKPPTPEMLAYLDFSVSTTGILAGVKMSHAATSALCRSIKLQCELYPSRQIAICLDPYCGLGFALWCLCSVYSGHQSILVPPLELESNASLWLTAVSQYKVRVTFCSYSVMEMCTKGLGLQTEALRLRNVNLSCVRTCMVVAEERPRISLTQSFSKIFKDLGLSPRAVSTTFGCRVNVAICLQGTAGPDPTTVYVDMRALRHDRVRLVERGSPHSLPLMESGKILPGVKVIIANTETKGPLGDSHLGEIWVSSPHNATGYYTVYGEEALHADHFNTKLSFGDTQTVWARTGYLGFLRRTELTDACGERHDALYVVGSVDETLELRGMRYHPIDIETSVIRSHKSIAECAVFTWTNLLVVVVELEGSEQEALDLVALVTNVVLEEHYLIVGVVVVVDPGVIPINSRGEKQRMHLRDGFLADQLDPIYVAYNM; this is encoded by the exons ACACCTCCTCAGCGTCAGAAGACGAGGGCTCGCTGCGCCGGCAGGGACGTCTGGCCACCTCCACGCCCTACCAGGGCCACGGCCACCCAGCCGTTGAGCACTGGTTTAACCGTGTCATCCAGGGTTCGTCCACCTCATCCTCCGCGTCATCCACATCATCCCACACAGGAGGGAGATCCATCACCAACACCACTGCCCACGCAGCCCTCAACGCCAACGCCGCAGCGACCGCACTGGCTGACCTTATGGCACACACCCAGCTAG ACACCCCACTCATCACAGATAACCACTCAGCGCCCCCCGACGTGACGGGGCTGTCAGAGCGCTCCTCGCTTCACGCAGAGCGGCCCCAGGTGGCCTCGGTGCGAGGCGTTTCCCGCAGCTACAACCACCACACCAGCGTCATGGAGACCGCAGATG GTGTTCCGGTCAACAGTCGTGTCTCCAACAAAATCCAGCAGCTGCTCAATACACTGAAGAGACCGAAGCGTCCACCATTGCGCGAATTCTTTGTTGACGACTTTGAGGAGCTTTTGGATG TTCAGCAGCCGGATCCCAACCAGCCGCGGCCAGAAGGCCAGCAGATGAGTCCCCTTGAAGGAGAGCCTCTTGGGGTGGTCACAAACTGGCCTCCTTCTTTGCCAGCAGCCTTACAGAGATGGGGCACCACTCATCCCAAGAGCCCCTGCCTGACAGCGCTCGACAATGCTGGCAAGCCCGTCTACACGCTCACCTATG GTAAACTGTGGACCCGCAGTCAGAAACTGGCCTACACTCTCCTCAACAAGCTGAGCACCAGAAATGAACCTTTGCTTATGCCTGGAGATAGA GTTGCACTTGTTTTCCCCAACAATGACCCGGTGATGTTCATGGTGGCTTTCTATGGCTGTCTCCTGGCAGAGCTTGTACCCGTGCCTATTGAAGTGCCTCTGACCAAAAAG GATGCTGGAAGTCAACAGATCGGCTTTCTGCTGGGCAGCTGCGGGGTCACGTTAGCGCTGACCACTGATGCCTGTCAGAAAGGCCTGCCAAAAGCACAAACAGGGGAGGTAGCAACTTTCAAAG GCTGGCCACGGTTGCTGTGGTTTGTGACAGATGGAAAACATGTCGTAAAGCCTCCGAAAGACTGGCACCCTCCGATACGGGAAGCCAACAATGACATAGCCTATGTGGAA tacaaAACCAGCAAAGAAGGAAGCACCATGGGGATCACAGTGTCCCATTCAGCCATGCTGGCTCACTGTCATGCCCTCACACAGGCCTGTGGCTACACAGAAG CTGAGACCATAACCAACGTCCTGGACTTTAAGCGGGAAGCAGGATTATGGCATGGTGTTCTCACT AGTGTCATGAATCGGATGCACGTGATCAGCATTCCCTACTCGCTGATGAAAGTCAACCCTCTGTCCTGGATACAGAAGGTTCACGTATACAAAG CTCGAGTAGCAGTGGTGAAGTCGAGGGACATGCACTGGTCTCTGCTGGCCCAGAGAGACCAGAGAGACATCAGCTTGAGCTCACTGCGCATGCTGATCGTAGCCGACGGAGCCAACCCTT GGTCGATATCCTCCTGCGACGCCTTCCTCAATGTCTTCCAGGCACGTGGGCTGCGACCTGAAGTGATCTGTCCATGTGCCAGCTCTTCAGAAGCCATGACTGTCGCCATCCGCAG ACCTCCAGAAACGGGGGTTCCTCCTCCGGGGAAGGCAGTGTTGTCTATGGGGGGCCTGAGTCACAGCGTGATCCGCGTGGACACAGAAGAGAAACTATCTGTCCTCACAGTGCAGGACGTGGGACAGGTCATGCCTGGAG CGGTGGTTTGTGTGGTGCGAGTGGAGGGGACGCCTTATCTCTGTCAAACAGACGAGGTCGGAGAAATCTGCGTGAGCTCGGCCAGCACTGGTCTAGCTTATTACGGCCTCCCGGGCATGACCAAGAACATCTTTGAA ACTATCCCAGTAACATTGTCGGGGGTTCCCATCAGCGACAGACCTTTCACTAGAACCTCACTGCTGGGCTTCGTGGGACCC GACAGTCTGGTGTTTATTGTTGGGAAGATGGACGGGTTGATGGTGGTCAGTGGCCGTCGACATAATGCCGATGATGTGGTTGCCACGGCGCTGGCTGTGGAGCCCATGAAGTTTGTTTACAGGGGAAG GATAGCAGTGTTCTCTGTGTCTGTGCTGCATGATGAGAGGATCGTGGTGGTGGCAGAGCAGAGGCCCGATGCCTCAGAGGAGGACAGCTTTCAGTGGATGAGCCGGGTCCTTCAG GCCATAGACAGCATCCACCAGGTTGGAGTTTACTGCCTGGCTCTCGTGCCCGCCAACACACTTCCCAAAGCTCCTCTGGGTGGGATTCATATATCTGAGACAAAACAACGGTTCCTGGAGGGTGCTTTGCACCCCTGCAACGTCCTCATGTGCCCACACACCTGCGTAACCAACCTGCCCAAGCCGAGACAAAAACAGCCAG AGGTGGGCCCTGCCTCTATGATAGTGGGCAACTTGGTGGCAGGCAAGAGGATAGCACAAGCCTGTGGCAGAGACTTGGGACAACTCGAGGACAATGACCAGGCACGTAAG TTCCTCTACATACAGGATGTGTTGCAGTGGAGGGCTCAGGCCACTCCAGACCATCCTCTGTTCCTGGTCCTCAACGCTAAG GGCACTGTGGCCAGCACAGCTTCCTGTCTGCAGCTGCACAAGCGAGCAGAGCGGGTGGCAGCAGCTCTGATGGGTCGCTTAAACACCGGTGACCATGTAGCTCTCGTCTACCCACCAG GAATTGATCTGATAGCCACTTTCTACGGCTGCCTGTATGCTGGCTGTGTACCAGTGACCGTCAGACCACCACACCCCCAGAACCTGACCACCACCCTGCCCACTGTCAAAATGATTGTTGAG GTGAGCAAGTCTGTGTGTATCCTGACAACCCAAGCAATAATGAAGCTGTTGAAATCTAAAGAGGCTGCTGCTGCCGTGGACATCAAGAGCTGGCCCACAGTGCTGGACACGG ATGATCTCCCCAGAAAGAAGAACCCCCAGATGTATAAACCCCCGACTCCGGAGATGCTAGCTTACCTGGACTTCAGTGTCTCCACAACAGGCATCTTAGCAGGGGTCAAA ATGTCTCATGCTGCCACCAGTGCCTTGTGTCGCTCCATTAAACTGCAGTGTGAGCTCTACCCCTCCAGGCAGATCGCCATCTGTCTGGACCCATACTGCGGCCTGGGCTTTGCTCTTTGGTGCCTGTGCAG TGTGTACTCGGGTCACCAGTCGATCCTGGTACCTCCTCTAGAATTGGAGAGCAATGCATCTCTCTGGCTTACCGCCGTCAGTCAGTACAAAGTGCGCGTCACTTTTTGCTCTTATTCCGTCATGGAGATGTGCACCAAGGGCCTGGGTTTGCAGACAGAAGCACTGCGG TTACGAAATGTAAACCTGTCTTGCGTGCGCACATGCATGGTGGTGGCGGAGGAGAGGCCTCGCATATCCCTCACTCAGTCCTTCTCAAAGATCTTTAAGGACTTGGGTCTTTCTCCGCGAGCTGTGAGCACCACCTTTGGCTGCAGGGTGAATGTAGCAATCTGTTTGCAG gGCACGGCTGGACCAGACCCCACCACCGTTTATGTGGACATGAGAGCACTACGACACGATAG AGTGCGTCTGGTGGAGAGAGGATCACCGCACAGCTTGCCGCTGATGGAATCAGGCAAG ATCCTTCCTGGAGTGAAAGTGATCATTGCCAACACAGAAACCAAAGGACCCTTAGGAGACTCTCATCTTGGAGAG ATCTGGGTGAGCAGTCCTCACAACGCCACGGGCTACTACACGGTGTACGGGGAGGAGGCGCTGCACGCCGACCACTTCAACACCAAGCTCAGCTTCGGGGACACTCAGACCGTCTGGGCAAGGACCGGATATCTGGGCTTCTTGCGGCGCACCGAGCTGACCGATGCCTGCGGAG AGCGGCACGACGCCCTCTATGTGGTGGGCTCTGTCGATGAGACTCTGGAGCTGAGGGGGATGAGGTATCACCCCATCGATATCGAGACCTCCGTCATCCGCTCTCACAAGAGCATAGCTGAATG TGCCGTGTTCACGTGGACCAACctcctggtggtggtggtggagctGGAGGGCTCGGAGCAGGAGGCCCTGGACCTCGTGGCCCTGGTGACCAACGTGGTCCTGGAGGAGCACTACCTCATCgtgggggtggtggtggtggtggaccCTGGCGTCATCCCCATCAACTCCAGAGGGGAGAAGCAACGCATGCACCTCAGAGACGGATTCCTGGCCGACCAGCTAGACCCCATATATGTAGCTTACAACATGTGA
- the dip2a gene encoding disco-interacting protein 2 homolog A isoform X2, translating to MAERTAAGLLAVMLEPPAAGALSLPAEVREKLAELELELSEGDITQKGYEKKRSKLLAPYIPQIQGVDPSLQIDNRIQASSQAVLPGSKHNKSRATNARDERFRSDLHTEAVQAALAKYKERKMPMPSKRRSVLVQSSVEACTPPDTSSASEDEGSLRRQGRLATSTPYQGHGHPAVEHWFNRVIQGSSTSSSASSTSSHTGGRSITNTTAHAALNANAAATALADLMAHTQLDTPLITDNHSAPPDVTGLSERSSLHAERPQVASVRGVSRSYNHHTSVMETADGCEWGGGGFHSLIDGVPVNSRVSNKIQQLLNTLKRPKRPPLREFFVDDFEELLDVQQPDPNQPRPEGQQMSPLEGEPLGVVTNWPPSLPAALQRWGTTHPKSPCLTALDNAGKPVYTLTYGKLWTRSQKLAYTLLNKLSTRNEPLLMPGDRVALVFPNNDPVMFMVAFYGCLLAELVPVPIEVPLTKKDAGSQQIGFLLGSCGVTLALTTDACQKGLPKAQTGEVATFKGWPRLLWFVTDGKHVVKPPKDWHPPIREANNDIAYVEYKTSKEGSTMGITVSHSAMLAHCHALTQACGYTEAETITNVLDFKREAGLWHGVLTSVMNRMHVISIPYSLMKVNPLSWIQKVHVYKARVAVVKSRDMHWSLLAQRDQRDISLSSLRMLIVADGANPWSISSCDAFLNVFQARGLRPEVICPCASSSEAMTVAIRRPPETGVPPPGKAVLSMGGLSHSVIRVDTEEKLSVLTVQDVGQVMPGAVVCVVRVEGTPYLCQTDEVGEICVSSASTGLAYYGLPGMTKNIFETIPVTLSGVPISDRPFTRTSLLGFVGPDSLVFIVGKMDGLMVVSGRRHNADDVVATALAVEPMKFVYRGRIAVFSVSVLHDERIVVVAEQRPDASEEDSFQWMSRVLQAIDSIHQVGVYCLALVPANTLPKAPLGGIHISETKQRFLEGALHPCNVLMCPHTCVTNLPKPRQKQPEVGPASMIVGNLVAGKRIAQACGRDLGQLEDNDQFLYIQDVLQWRAQATPDHPLFLVLNAKGTVASTASCLQLHKRAERVAAALMGRLNTGDHVALVYPPGIDLIATFYGCLYAGCVPVTVRPPHPQNLTTTLPTVKMIVEVSKSVCILTTQAIMKLLKSKEAAAAVDIKSWPTVLDTDDLPRKKNPQMYKPPTPEMLAYLDFSVSTTGILAGVKMSHAATSALCRSIKLQCELYPSRQIAICLDPYCGLGFALWCLCSVYSGHQSILVPPLELESNASLWLTAVSQYKVRVTFCSYSVMEMCTKGLGLQTEALRLRNVNLSCVRTCMVVAEERPRISLTQSFSKIFKDLGLSPRAVSTTFGCRVNVAICLQGTAGPDPTTVYVDMRALRHDRVRLVERGSPHSLPLMESGKILPGVKVIIANTETKGPLGDSHLGEIWVSSPHNATGYYTVYGEEALHADHFNTKLSFGDTQTVWARTGYLGFLRRTELTDACGERHDALYVVGSVDETLELRGMRYHPIDIETSVIRSHKSIAECAVFTWTNLLVVVVELEGSEQEALDLVALVTNVVLEEHYLIVGVVVVVDPGVIPINSRGEKQRMHLRDGFLADQLDPIYVAYNM from the exons ACACCTCCTCAGCGTCAGAAGACGAGGGCTCGCTGCGCCGGCAGGGACGTCTGGCCACCTCCACGCCCTACCAGGGCCACGGCCACCCAGCCGTTGAGCACTGGTTTAACCGTGTCATCCAGGGTTCGTCCACCTCATCCTCCGCGTCATCCACATCATCCCACACAGGAGGGAGATCCATCACCAACACCACTGCCCACGCAGCCCTCAACGCCAACGCCGCAGCGACCGCACTGGCTGACCTTATGGCACACACCCAGCTAG ACACCCCACTCATCACAGATAACCACTCAGCGCCCCCCGACGTGACGGGGCTGTCAGAGCGCTCCTCGCTTCACGCAGAGCGGCCCCAGGTGGCCTCGGTGCGAGGCGTTTCCCGCAGCTACAACCACCACACCAGCGTCATGGAGACCGCAGATG GCTGTGAGTGGGGAGGTGGAGGATTCCACTCTTTAATTGATG GTGTTCCGGTCAACAGTCGTGTCTCCAACAAAATCCAGCAGCTGCTCAATACACTGAAGAGACCGAAGCGTCCACCATTGCGCGAATTCTTTGTTGACGACTTTGAGGAGCTTTTGGATG TTCAGCAGCCGGATCCCAACCAGCCGCGGCCAGAAGGCCAGCAGATGAGTCCCCTTGAAGGAGAGCCTCTTGGGGTGGTCACAAACTGGCCTCCTTCTTTGCCAGCAGCCTTACAGAGATGGGGCACCACTCATCCCAAGAGCCCCTGCCTGACAGCGCTCGACAATGCTGGCAAGCCCGTCTACACGCTCACCTATG GTAAACTGTGGACCCGCAGTCAGAAACTGGCCTACACTCTCCTCAACAAGCTGAGCACCAGAAATGAACCTTTGCTTATGCCTGGAGATAGA GTTGCACTTGTTTTCCCCAACAATGACCCGGTGATGTTCATGGTGGCTTTCTATGGCTGTCTCCTGGCAGAGCTTGTACCCGTGCCTATTGAAGTGCCTCTGACCAAAAAG GATGCTGGAAGTCAACAGATCGGCTTTCTGCTGGGCAGCTGCGGGGTCACGTTAGCGCTGACCACTGATGCCTGTCAGAAAGGCCTGCCAAAAGCACAAACAGGGGAGGTAGCAACTTTCAAAG GCTGGCCACGGTTGCTGTGGTTTGTGACAGATGGAAAACATGTCGTAAAGCCTCCGAAAGACTGGCACCCTCCGATACGGGAAGCCAACAATGACATAGCCTATGTGGAA tacaaAACCAGCAAAGAAGGAAGCACCATGGGGATCACAGTGTCCCATTCAGCCATGCTGGCTCACTGTCATGCCCTCACACAGGCCTGTGGCTACACAGAAG CTGAGACCATAACCAACGTCCTGGACTTTAAGCGGGAAGCAGGATTATGGCATGGTGTTCTCACT AGTGTCATGAATCGGATGCACGTGATCAGCATTCCCTACTCGCTGATGAAAGTCAACCCTCTGTCCTGGATACAGAAGGTTCACGTATACAAAG CTCGAGTAGCAGTGGTGAAGTCGAGGGACATGCACTGGTCTCTGCTGGCCCAGAGAGACCAGAGAGACATCAGCTTGAGCTCACTGCGCATGCTGATCGTAGCCGACGGAGCCAACCCTT GGTCGATATCCTCCTGCGACGCCTTCCTCAATGTCTTCCAGGCACGTGGGCTGCGACCTGAAGTGATCTGTCCATGTGCCAGCTCTTCAGAAGCCATGACTGTCGCCATCCGCAG ACCTCCAGAAACGGGGGTTCCTCCTCCGGGGAAGGCAGTGTTGTCTATGGGGGGCCTGAGTCACAGCGTGATCCGCGTGGACACAGAAGAGAAACTATCTGTCCTCACAGTGCAGGACGTGGGACAGGTCATGCCTGGAG CGGTGGTTTGTGTGGTGCGAGTGGAGGGGACGCCTTATCTCTGTCAAACAGACGAGGTCGGAGAAATCTGCGTGAGCTCGGCCAGCACTGGTCTAGCTTATTACGGCCTCCCGGGCATGACCAAGAACATCTTTGAA ACTATCCCAGTAACATTGTCGGGGGTTCCCATCAGCGACAGACCTTTCACTAGAACCTCACTGCTGGGCTTCGTGGGACCC GACAGTCTGGTGTTTATTGTTGGGAAGATGGACGGGTTGATGGTGGTCAGTGGCCGTCGACATAATGCCGATGATGTGGTTGCCACGGCGCTGGCTGTGGAGCCCATGAAGTTTGTTTACAGGGGAAG GATAGCAGTGTTCTCTGTGTCTGTGCTGCATGATGAGAGGATCGTGGTGGTGGCAGAGCAGAGGCCCGATGCCTCAGAGGAGGACAGCTTTCAGTGGATGAGCCGGGTCCTTCAG GCCATAGACAGCATCCACCAGGTTGGAGTTTACTGCCTGGCTCTCGTGCCCGCCAACACACTTCCCAAAGCTCCTCTGGGTGGGATTCATATATCTGAGACAAAACAACGGTTCCTGGAGGGTGCTTTGCACCCCTGCAACGTCCTCATGTGCCCACACACCTGCGTAACCAACCTGCCCAAGCCGAGACAAAAACAGCCAG AGGTGGGCCCTGCCTCTATGATAGTGGGCAACTTGGTGGCAGGCAAGAGGATAGCACAAGCCTGTGGCAGAGACTTGGGACAACTCGAGGACAATGACCAG TTCCTCTACATACAGGATGTGTTGCAGTGGAGGGCTCAGGCCACTCCAGACCATCCTCTGTTCCTGGTCCTCAACGCTAAG GGCACTGTGGCCAGCACAGCTTCCTGTCTGCAGCTGCACAAGCGAGCAGAGCGGGTGGCAGCAGCTCTGATGGGTCGCTTAAACACCGGTGACCATGTAGCTCTCGTCTACCCACCAG GAATTGATCTGATAGCCACTTTCTACGGCTGCCTGTATGCTGGCTGTGTACCAGTGACCGTCAGACCACCACACCCCCAGAACCTGACCACCACCCTGCCCACTGTCAAAATGATTGTTGAG GTGAGCAAGTCTGTGTGTATCCTGACAACCCAAGCAATAATGAAGCTGTTGAAATCTAAAGAGGCTGCTGCTGCCGTGGACATCAAGAGCTGGCCCACAGTGCTGGACACGG ATGATCTCCCCAGAAAGAAGAACCCCCAGATGTATAAACCCCCGACTCCGGAGATGCTAGCTTACCTGGACTTCAGTGTCTCCACAACAGGCATCTTAGCAGGGGTCAAA ATGTCTCATGCTGCCACCAGTGCCTTGTGTCGCTCCATTAAACTGCAGTGTGAGCTCTACCCCTCCAGGCAGATCGCCATCTGTCTGGACCCATACTGCGGCCTGGGCTTTGCTCTTTGGTGCCTGTGCAG TGTGTACTCGGGTCACCAGTCGATCCTGGTACCTCCTCTAGAATTGGAGAGCAATGCATCTCTCTGGCTTACCGCCGTCAGTCAGTACAAAGTGCGCGTCACTTTTTGCTCTTATTCCGTCATGGAGATGTGCACCAAGGGCCTGGGTTTGCAGACAGAAGCACTGCGG TTACGAAATGTAAACCTGTCTTGCGTGCGCACATGCATGGTGGTGGCGGAGGAGAGGCCTCGCATATCCCTCACTCAGTCCTTCTCAAAGATCTTTAAGGACTTGGGTCTTTCTCCGCGAGCTGTGAGCACCACCTTTGGCTGCAGGGTGAATGTAGCAATCTGTTTGCAG gGCACGGCTGGACCAGACCCCACCACCGTTTATGTGGACATGAGAGCACTACGACACGATAG AGTGCGTCTGGTGGAGAGAGGATCACCGCACAGCTTGCCGCTGATGGAATCAGGCAAG ATCCTTCCTGGAGTGAAAGTGATCATTGCCAACACAGAAACCAAAGGACCCTTAGGAGACTCTCATCTTGGAGAG ATCTGGGTGAGCAGTCCTCACAACGCCACGGGCTACTACACGGTGTACGGGGAGGAGGCGCTGCACGCCGACCACTTCAACACCAAGCTCAGCTTCGGGGACACTCAGACCGTCTGGGCAAGGACCGGATATCTGGGCTTCTTGCGGCGCACCGAGCTGACCGATGCCTGCGGAG AGCGGCACGACGCCCTCTATGTGGTGGGCTCTGTCGATGAGACTCTGGAGCTGAGGGGGATGAGGTATCACCCCATCGATATCGAGACCTCCGTCATCCGCTCTCACAAGAGCATAGCTGAATG TGCCGTGTTCACGTGGACCAACctcctggtggtggtggtggagctGGAGGGCTCGGAGCAGGAGGCCCTGGACCTCGTGGCCCTGGTGACCAACGTGGTCCTGGAGGAGCACTACCTCATCgtgggggtggtggtggtggtggaccCTGGCGTCATCCCCATCAACTCCAGAGGGGAGAAGCAACGCATGCACCTCAGAGACGGATTCCTGGCCGACCAGCTAGACCCCATATATGTAGCTTACAACATGTGA